One part of the Microbacterium aurugineum genome encodes these proteins:
- a CDS encoding class II fumarate hydratase produces MTDNDQRSGESSQGYRIEHDTMGEVRVPVNALYGAQTQRAVENFPISGKGLESTQIAALARIKKAAALANKELGTLDGAIADAIAQAADQVASGAHDGEFPVDTYQTGSGTSSNMNMNEVLATLATRILGATVHPNDHVNASQSSNDVFPTSVHIAVTQALIDTLIPALDHLAVALEAKAELWKDAVKSGRTHLMDATPVTLGQEFGGYARQVRLGIERVQSALPRVAEVPLGGTAVGTGINTPLGFPQKVIALLASETELPITEAKDHFEAQANRDGLVEASGALRTIAVSLTKINNDLRWMGSGPNTGLGELHIPDLQPGSSIMPGKVNPVVPEAVLMVCARVIGNDATVAWAGASGSFELNVAIPVMGTAVLESIRLLSNASRVLADKTIDGLQANVERAAAFAGMSPSIVTPLNKLIGYEAAAKIAKHSVAKGITVRDAVIDLGYVERGDLTLEQLDEKLDLLSMTHPG; encoded by the coding sequence ATGACCGACAACGACCAGCGCAGCGGCGAGAGCTCGCAGGGCTACCGGATCGAGCACGACACCATGGGTGAGGTGCGGGTGCCCGTCAACGCGCTCTACGGGGCGCAGACGCAGCGGGCCGTGGAGAACTTCCCGATCTCGGGCAAGGGTCTGGAGTCGACGCAGATCGCCGCGCTCGCCCGGATCAAGAAGGCCGCCGCCCTTGCCAACAAGGAGCTGGGCACGCTCGACGGTGCCATCGCCGACGCGATCGCCCAGGCTGCCGACCAGGTGGCTTCGGGTGCCCACGACGGTGAGTTCCCGGTCGACACCTACCAGACCGGTTCCGGCACCTCGTCGAACATGAACATGAACGAGGTGCTGGCGACTCTCGCGACCCGCATCCTCGGTGCGACCGTGCACCCCAACGACCACGTGAACGCTTCCCAGTCGTCGAACGACGTGTTCCCGACCTCGGTGCACATCGCCGTGACCCAGGCGCTCATCGACACGCTCATCCCCGCGCTCGACCACCTCGCCGTCGCACTGGAGGCGAAGGCGGAGCTGTGGAAGGACGCCGTCAAGTCCGGCCGCACGCACCTCATGGATGCGACGCCTGTGACCCTCGGCCAGGAGTTCGGCGGCTACGCCCGCCAGGTGCGCCTCGGCATCGAGCGCGTGCAGTCCGCCCTCCCCCGCGTCGCCGAGGTTCCCCTGGGCGGCACGGCTGTCGGCACCGGCATCAACACCCCGCTCGGCTTCCCGCAGAAGGTCATCGCGCTGCTCGCGTCCGAGACGGAGTTGCCGATCACCGAGGCGAAGGACCACTTCGAGGCACAGGCCAACCGCGATGGTCTGGTCGAGGCGTCCGGCGCACTGCGCACGATCGCCGTCTCGCTGACGAAGATCAACAACGACCTCCGCTGGATGGGCTCCGGCCCCAACACGGGTCTCGGCGAACTGCACATCCCCGACCTGCAGCCCGGCTCCTCGATCATGCCCGGCAAGGTCAACCCCGTGGTCCCCGAGGCCGTCCTCATGGTGTGCGCCCGAGTGATCGGCAACGACGCGACCGTGGCCTGGGCCGGGGCCTCCGGGTCTTTCGAGCTCAACGTCGCGATCCCGGTCATGGGCACGGCGGTGCTCGAGTCCATCCGCCTGCTCTCGAACGCCTCCCGGGTGCTCGCCGACAAGACCATCGACGGTCTGCAGGCGAACGTCGAGCGTGCCGCCGCCTTCGCCGGCATGAGCCCGTCGATCGTGACCCCCCTCAACAAGCTCATCGGCTACGAGGCGGCGGCGAAGATCGCCAAGCACTCGGTCGCGAAGGGCATCACGGTGCGCGACGCCGTGATCGATCTCGGCTACGTCGAGCGAGGCGACCTCACCCTCGAGCAGCTCGACGAGAAGCTCGACCTCCTCTCGATGACCCACCCGGGCTGA
- a CDS encoding 4-hydroxy-3-methylbut-2-enyl diphosphate reductase: MPRLPRARAAAGRLQDNPVVGRKRVLLAAPRGYCAGVDRAVVAVEKALERYGAPVYVRKQIVHNIHVVTELEEKGAIFVEEVDEVPEGAHVVFSAHGVSPAVVNAASDRGLHAIDATCPLVTKVHREAVRFARDDFEILLIGHDGHEEVEGTAGEAPEHVTVVNSPEEADTVVVKDPNKVVWLSQTTLSVDETMETVNRLRTRFPELHNPPSDDICYATQNRQVAIKKVAAGADLVIVVGSSNSSNSVRLVEVALEYGAKAAYRVDYAEEIQQEWLDGVETIGVTSGASVPEVLVREVLDAIGDAGYRDVEEVKTAEEDLMFSLPKELRQDAAGKRDERALGGRAAGGGA; the protein is encoded by the coding sequence ATTCCCCGTCTCCCTCGAGCGCGGGCGGCGGCCGGGCGGCTTCAGGATAACCCGGTGGTCGGACGCAAGCGGGTCCTGCTCGCCGCACCGCGCGGCTATTGCGCCGGTGTCGACCGCGCCGTGGTGGCCGTCGAGAAGGCGCTGGAGCGCTACGGAGCGCCTGTGTACGTGCGCAAGCAGATCGTGCACAACATCCACGTGGTGACGGAACTCGAGGAGAAGGGTGCGATCTTCGTCGAAGAGGTCGACGAGGTCCCCGAGGGCGCACACGTCGTGTTCAGCGCCCACGGTGTCTCCCCGGCGGTCGTGAACGCAGCATCCGACCGCGGCCTGCACGCGATCGACGCCACCTGCCCCCTGGTCACCAAGGTGCACCGGGAGGCCGTGCGCTTCGCGCGGGACGATTTCGAGATCCTGCTCATCGGCCACGACGGGCACGAAGAGGTCGAAGGTACGGCGGGAGAGGCTCCCGAGCACGTCACGGTCGTGAACTCTCCCGAAGAGGCCGACACGGTTGTCGTGAAGGATCCGAACAAGGTCGTCTGGCTCTCGCAGACCACTCTCTCGGTCGACGAGACCATGGAGACGGTCAACCGTCTGCGCACGCGCTTCCCCGAACTGCACAATCCGCCGTCCGATGACATCTGCTACGCCACGCAGAACCGCCAGGTGGCCATCAAGAAGGTCGCTGCGGGCGCCGACCTGGTGATCGTCGTCGGGTCGTCCAACTCGTCCAACAGCGTGCGCCTGGTCGAGGTGGCCCTCGAATACGGTGCCAAGGCCGCGTACCGGGTGGACTACGCCGAGGAGATCCAGCAGGAGTGGCTCGACGGTGTCGAGACCATCGGGGTGACCAGCGGGGCGTCCGTCCCCGAGGTGCTCGTGCGCGAAGTCCTCGACGCGATCGGCGACGCCGGCTACCGTGACGTCGAAGAGGTGAAGACGGCCGAAGAGGATCTGATGTTCTCCCTCCCCAAGGAGCTGCGTCAGGATGCCGCGGGGAAACGCGACGAGCGGGCGCTCGGCGGTCGCGCAGCTGGAGGAGGCGCGTAG
- a CDS encoding endonuclease domain-containing protein, producing the protein MIDVVFILKHLGEVARGTTLQGFGCSRSRLSAECRSGRISRVRPGVFASGEASDQAITAAAHGGALTCGSALRAREVWTLEEPTQVHVWMGVGGRRHHPPSCGCIAHFTPGRMDLGVAPIDVALVHAFTCYGAEFFFAAYESAWNKRMLSAAARASIRARLPLTARWLVDFARPDAESGLESLVRLRLHLMGIEVHVQVAITGVGRVDFVIEGRVILEADGRENHAGSAHRHRDLLRDARASDLGFETLRFDYAMILHSWDVVAAAVLAALARARA; encoded by the coding sequence ATGATCGACGTTGTGTTCATCCTCAAGCACCTCGGGGAAGTCGCGCGCGGAACCACGCTCCAGGGATTCGGGTGTTCGCGTTCACGGCTCTCCGCGGAGTGCAGATCAGGCCGCATAAGCCGCGTGCGACCGGGAGTGTTCGCGTCGGGAGAGGCGTCCGACCAGGCGATCACGGCGGCGGCTCACGGCGGTGCCCTCACCTGCGGGAGTGCGCTGCGTGCGAGAGAGGTGTGGACGCTGGAGGAGCCGACTCAGGTGCATGTCTGGATGGGGGTCGGCGGTCGGCGACATCACCCGCCGTCATGCGGTTGCATCGCACACTTCACCCCCGGTCGTATGGATCTCGGCGTCGCTCCGATCGACGTGGCGCTGGTGCACGCCTTCACCTGCTACGGAGCAGAGTTCTTCTTCGCCGCGTACGAGTCGGCGTGGAACAAGAGGATGTTGAGTGCTGCCGCGCGAGCGAGCATCCGCGCCCGGCTCCCACTGACAGCGCGTTGGCTCGTCGATTTCGCGCGCCCCGATGCCGAGAGCGGTCTGGAGTCCCTGGTGCGGCTGCGGCTCCACCTGATGGGCATCGAGGTGCATGTCCAGGTCGCCATCACCGGCGTGGGGCGGGTGGACTTCGTGATCGAGGGCCGGGTCATCCTCGAAGCGGACGGCCGCGAGAACCACGCCGGATCCGCGCACCGTCATCGAGATCTCTTAAGAGACGCGAGGGCCTCCGACCTCGGCTTCGAGACGCTCCGTTTCGACTATGCGATGATCCTGCACTCGTGGGACGTGGTCGCGGCCGCGGTTCTGGCTGCCTTGGCGCGAGCGCGGGCGTGA
- the xseA gene encoding exodeoxyribonuclease VII large subunit, which translates to MTVFEATTGQGETPPADSVAPRDSTADAPTSVTRLNSTIRDFIARWNTVWVEGEITSWNVRAGNVFARLKDTRSDAQISIRVWSSVRGRIPSDLGIGDHVVAAVKADYFVKAGDFSFTVSAMKHVGLGDQLERLEKLRVQLRQEGLFDPARKQRLPFLPHVIGLITGERSDAEKDVHRNAELRWPQVRFRTEYAAVQGDRCVPDTLAALARLDADPDVDVIIIARGGGDPQTLLGFSDERLIRAVAAASTPVVSAIGHENDHPLLDDVADLRASTPTDAAKRVVPDVGEQRALIAQLRSRATTRLTQRLSHDIAQLEQLRSRPVLRSPDPIIDARSQELWLLLSRGRDTVTREIDSAGRRTGELRASLRALSPAATLARGYAIAHLDGGVILRDAADAPAGSALTITVDRGSVAARSEGEIPESP; encoded by the coding sequence ATGACAGTCTTCGAAGCGACGACGGGACAGGGAGAGACTCCGCCCGCCGACTCCGTCGCCCCGCGCGACTCCACGGCCGACGCCCCCACCTCGGTCACCCGCCTCAACTCGACCATCCGCGACTTCATCGCGCGCTGGAACACGGTCTGGGTCGAAGGGGAGATCACCTCCTGGAATGTGCGTGCCGGCAACGTCTTCGCACGCCTGAAGGACACCCGATCCGACGCCCAGATCTCGATCCGCGTGTGGTCGAGCGTTCGCGGGCGCATCCCTTCCGACCTCGGCATCGGCGATCACGTCGTGGCTGCGGTGAAAGCCGACTACTTCGTCAAGGCAGGAGACTTCAGCTTCACGGTCTCGGCGATGAAGCACGTGGGCCTGGGCGATCAGCTCGAACGCCTCGAGAAGCTCCGTGTCCAGCTGCGCCAGGAGGGCCTGTTCGACCCCGCCCGCAAGCAGCGCCTGCCCTTCCTCCCCCACGTCATCGGGCTGATCACGGGTGAGCGGTCGGACGCCGAGAAGGACGTGCACCGCAACGCCGAGCTCCGCTGGCCCCAGGTCCGGTTCCGGACCGAGTACGCCGCGGTCCAGGGCGACCGATGCGTGCCGGACACCCTCGCCGCGCTCGCACGGCTCGACGCCGACCCGGACGTCGACGTGATCATCATCGCCCGGGGCGGCGGCGACCCGCAGACCCTCCTCGGCTTCAGCGACGAGCGACTCATCCGCGCCGTCGCCGCTGCGTCCACCCCGGTCGTCAGCGCGATCGGACACGAGAACGACCATCCCCTGCTCGACGACGTCGCCGACCTGCGCGCATCGACGCCGACCGATGCGGCGAAACGCGTCGTGCCGGACGTGGGTGAACAACGTGCCCTCATCGCCCAGCTGCGCTCGCGCGCGACGACGCGCCTCACCCAGCGCCTCTCGCACGACATCGCGCAGCTGGAGCAGCTCCGCTCGCGCCCTGTCCTGCGCTCCCCCGATCCGATCATCGACGCCCGCTCCCAAGAGCTGTGGCTGCTGCTCTCGCGCGGGCGCGACACCGTGACCCGGGAGATCGATTCCGCCGGTCGGCGGACCGGGGAGCTGCGTGCCTCCCTCCGCGCGCTCTCCCCCGCGGCCACGCTCGCGCGCGGCTACGCGATCGCGCACCTGGACGGCGGCGTGATTCTGCGCGACGCCGCCGATGCCCCGGCAGGCAGCGCCCTCACGATCACCGTCGATCGCGGCTCCGTCGCTGCGCGTTCGGAGGGCGAGATCCCGGAGTCCCCCTGA
- a CDS encoding exodeoxyribonuclease VII small subunit → MSALNDTPVDTLSFEAARDELVKVVAELEQGSPTLEHSLALWERGEALAARCEEWLLGAKRRLEEARAASSTTETSGAES, encoded by the coding sequence GTGAGCGCCCTCAACGACACCCCCGTGGACACGCTGTCGTTCGAGGCAGCCCGTGACGAGCTCGTCAAGGTCGTCGCCGAACTCGAACAGGGGTCGCCGACCCTCGAGCACTCGCTCGCGCTCTGGGAGCGTGGCGAGGCGCTGGCCGCCCGGTGCGAGGAATGGCTCCTGGGCGCGAAGCGCCGTCTGGAAGAAGCCAGGGCCGCATCATCCACCACCGAGACCTCGGGCGCGGAGTCATGA
- a CDS encoding aminotransferase class V-fold PLP-dependent enzyme: MTTFQDYVDTFDNESGYLNWAAFGPLSPSVREEVFADADLLGSGRPSSLSLVAERIGQAQELVAELLGGEADDVTLQPSSTHGLMHALYGLKGAVIASTAEFPSVSLTVERAASASDRAVTPRWITPADGRVTTDAVAEALDDDVVALAVSHVDFRTGYRVDLAALRELIGPDRLLIVDAVQSFGIMDVDYGPADVVVGHGYKWLRAGRGSAFAWFAPRARERITPVLSGITGTTATGLFVDELPAPAASARAYTVSQPDTLAAGRLAIGVRDVRDAGVAAIEARLAEHVDTVIEIADRHGIEVSSPRERGERAGIVALEPDEPARLAAALANAGLVVTARGSSVRLAPHAGTDAATFELLDEALHAFGNETFTST, encoded by the coding sequence GTGACCACTTTCCAGGACTACGTCGACACCTTCGACAATGAGTCCGGCTATCTGAACTGGGCCGCCTTCGGCCCGCTGTCGCCCTCCGTGCGCGAAGAGGTCTTCGCCGACGCCGACCTTCTCGGCAGCGGACGCCCGTCTTCGCTGTCGCTCGTCGCCGAACGGATCGGCCAGGCACAGGAGCTCGTCGCAGAACTCCTCGGCGGCGAGGCGGACGACGTCACGCTCCAGCCCTCGTCGACCCACGGGCTCATGCACGCCCTGTACGGGCTCAAGGGCGCCGTCATCGCGAGTACGGCGGAGTTCCCCAGTGTCAGTCTCACCGTGGAGCGGGCCGCATCGGCGTCGGACCGCGCCGTGACGCCGCGATGGATCACCCCCGCAGACGGACGCGTGACCACCGACGCTGTCGCCGAGGCGCTGGACGACGACGTGGTCGCGCTCGCCGTGAGCCACGTCGACTTCCGTACGGGCTATCGGGTCGATCTCGCGGCACTTCGTGAGCTCATCGGCCCCGATCGCCTGCTCATCGTCGATGCCGTCCAGTCCTTCGGCATCATGGACGTCGACTACGGCCCGGCCGATGTCGTGGTGGGCCACGGCTACAAGTGGCTGCGCGCCGGGCGGGGCAGTGCCTTCGCGTGGTTCGCGCCGCGAGCACGGGAGCGGATCACGCCCGTGCTCTCCGGGATCACCGGGACCACCGCGACCGGATTGTTCGTCGACGAGCTTCCGGCGCCGGCGGCATCGGCGCGGGCGTACACGGTCAGCCAACCGGACACGCTCGCCGCCGGCCGACTCGCGATCGGTGTCCGCGATGTGCGGGATGCCGGCGTGGCCGCGATCGAGGCGCGTCTCGCCGAGCACGTCGACACCGTGATCGAGATCGCCGATCGTCACGGCATCGAGGTGAGCTCGCCGCGGGAGCGGGGAGAGCGGGCGGGCATCGTCGCCCTCGAGCCGGACGAACCGGCGCGTCTCGCCGCTGCTCTCGCGAACGCGGGTCTCGTGGTGACGGCACGCGGCTCCTCGGTGCGTCTCGCGCCGCACGCGGGAACCGATGCGGCCACTTTCGAGCTCCTCGATGAGGCGTTGCACGCATTCGGCAACGAGACGTTCACCAGCACGTAA
- a CDS encoding PhoH family protein translates to MTTRTAQQATSTAQQSTRKTTRRASSAEPDQDLRTYVLDTSVLLSDPQAFFRFAEHSVVLPVVVITELEGKRHDPEIGYFARQALRHLDDLRIEHGRLDFPVEVGEGGTLRVELANTDSSVLPAGIRLSDNDTRILSVAMHLAQDGQDVTIVSKDLPMRVKAASLGLRAEEYLAEQAVDSGWTGISTLDLSGDDISDLYESEVGISEEARGLPVNTGLIIHSERGSALGRVTGDGEYRLVRGDRDIFGMHGRSAEQRIAIDLLLDQEVGIVSLGGRAGTGKSALALCAGLEAVLERQQQKKIIVFRPLFAVGGQELGYLPGDQGEKMGPWGQAVFDTLGSVVSGNVIEEVIERGLLEVLPLTHIRGRSLHDAFVIVDEAQSLERNVLLTVLSRMGQNSRVILTHDVGQRDNLRVGRHDGIASVIETLKGHDLFGHVTLTRSERSAIAALVTELLEGGELS, encoded by the coding sequence GTGACCACACGTACAGCGCAGCAGGCCACCAGCACCGCGCAGCAGTCCACCCGTAAGACGACGAGACGCGCATCATCCGCGGAGCCTGATCAGGATCTGCGGACGTATGTCCTCGACACCTCGGTCCTGCTGAGTGATCCGCAGGCGTTCTTCCGGTTCGCCGAGCACTCGGTCGTCCTTCCAGTCGTCGTGATCACAGAGCTCGAGGGCAAGCGTCACGACCCGGAGATCGGCTACTTCGCACGCCAGGCGCTGCGACACCTCGACGACCTGCGCATCGAGCACGGGCGACTGGACTTCCCGGTCGAGGTCGGTGAAGGGGGCACGCTTCGCGTGGAGCTCGCGAACACCGACTCCTCGGTCCTCCCGGCAGGCATCCGGCTCAGCGACAACGACACGCGGATCCTGTCCGTCGCCATGCACCTCGCGCAGGACGGGCAGGACGTCACGATCGTCTCCAAGGACCTCCCGATGCGCGTGAAGGCGGCGTCGCTGGGGCTGCGCGCCGAGGAGTACCTCGCCGAGCAGGCCGTGGACTCCGGCTGGACCGGCATCTCGACGCTCGACCTCTCCGGCGACGACATCAGCGACCTGTACGAGAGCGAGGTCGGCATCAGCGAGGAGGCGCGGGGCCTTCCGGTCAACACGGGCCTGATCATCCACTCCGAACGCGGCTCCGCGCTCGGACGCGTCACCGGGGACGGCGAATACCGACTGGTGCGCGGCGATCGCGACATCTTCGGGATGCACGGTCGCTCGGCCGAACAGCGGATCGCGATCGACCTGCTCCTCGACCAGGAAGTCGGCATCGTCTCCCTCGGCGGTCGGGCCGGTACCGGCAAATCGGCACTCGCGCTGTGCGCGGGTCTCGAAGCGGTGCTGGAGAGGCAGCAGCAGAAGAAGATCATCGTGTTCCGGCCACTGTTCGCTGTGGGCGGGCAAGAGCTCGGCTACCTCCCCGGGGACCAGGGCGAGAAGATGGGGCCGTGGGGGCAGGCGGTGTTCGACACGCTCGGCTCGGTCGTCTCCGGCAACGTCATCGAAGAGGTCATCGAACGCGGATTGCTGGAGGTGCTGCCGCTCACCCACATCCGCGGTCGTTCCCTTCACGACGCATTCGTGATCGTCGATGAAGCGCAGTCGCTCGAACGCAACGTCCTCCTCACGGTGCTGAGTCGGATGGGCCAGAACTCGCGAGTCATCCTCACCCACGATGTGGGCCAGCGCGACAACCTCCGTGTCGGCCGGCACGACGGCATCGCCAGCGTGATCGAGACGCTGAAGGGACATGACCTCTTCGGGCATGTGACCCTGACACGCTCCGAGCGTTCAGCGATCGCAGCCCTCGTCACCGAGCTCCTGGAGGGTGGAGAGCTCAGCTGA
- a CDS encoding DUF4245 domain-containing protein, translating into MSKQTKQPPIIAELGRPETPDETAARKAASSKAYRSSQTFRNLIAALLVTVAVVAVIIFAVPRGEPVEPEPIDVAGIAAGVESTMDSPVLVPELGDFWRANSAKLLGGATVVWEVTLAPSADDERGFIKVAQAFDADASWAPQRLNGIAPTDTVRIGGLEWDVYEPGNADSNANVTYAIGTQAGDDYILLYGSRSPDSTAELAESLIPQIRSLSEAS; encoded by the coding sequence ATGAGCAAGCAGACCAAGCAGCCGCCCATCATCGCGGAGCTGGGTCGTCCGGAGACGCCGGACGAGACCGCAGCGCGCAAGGCCGCCTCCAGCAAGGCGTATCGCTCGAGTCAGACGTTCCGGAACCTCATCGCAGCTCTCCTCGTGACGGTCGCCGTGGTCGCCGTGATCATCTTCGCCGTCCCCCGCGGGGAGCCGGTCGAGCCCGAGCCGATCGACGTCGCCGGCATCGCCGCGGGTGTGGAATCCACGATGGACAGCCCCGTGCTGGTTCCCGAGCTGGGCGACTTCTGGCGGGCGAACAGCGCGAAGCTGCTCGGCGGCGCCACCGTCGTCTGGGAGGTCACGCTGGCCCCGTCCGCCGATGACGAACGCGGGTTCATCAAGGTCGCTCAGGCCTTCGACGCCGATGCGTCCTGGGCTCCGCAGCGCCTGAACGGCATCGCCCCCACGGACACGGTCCGCATCGGCGGCCTCGAGTGGGACGTCTACGAGCCGGGCAACGCCGATTCGAACGCCAACGTCACCTACGCGATCGGCACCCAGGCCGGCGACGACTACATCCTGCTCTACGGCTCGCGCTCGCCCGATTCCACGGCAGAGCTCGCGGAGTCGCTGATCCCACAGATCCGTTCACTCTCGGAGGCCTCATGA
- a CDS encoding carbonic anhydrase, whose protein sequence is MTHPLTPSAAWQQMLDGNRRFVADEPRHPNQDVVRRKDLAAAQHPVATLFGCSDSRLAAEIIFDLGLGDLFVVRNAGQVMGESIVASLEYAVAVLEVPLIVVLAHDSCGAVRAAIDGTAIDAAPLPPHIWKLVAPIVPAARKVLAESGGGTVADIDSELVGREHLRNTVNDLLQSSEIISNAVAEGRLGLVGANYRLAEGTATPVITVGIDTEGNSPVTKEGSE, encoded by the coding sequence ATGACGCACCCCTTGACTCCTTCCGCAGCCTGGCAGCAGATGCTGGACGGCAACCGTCGATTCGTCGCGGACGAGCCCCGGCACCCGAACCAGGACGTGGTACGGCGCAAGGATCTCGCCGCGGCGCAGCACCCCGTGGCGACCCTCTTCGGCTGCTCGGATTCCCGCCTTGCGGCCGAGATCATCTTCGACCTCGGTCTCGGTGACCTGTTCGTCGTGCGCAACGCCGGTCAGGTCATGGGCGAGTCGATCGTCGCGAGCCTCGAGTACGCGGTCGCCGTGCTCGAGGTTCCGCTGATCGTGGTCCTCGCGCACGATTCGTGCGGAGCGGTCCGCGCCGCGATCGACGGGACGGCGATCGATGCCGCTCCCCTCCCGCCGCACATCTGGAAGCTCGTCGCGCCGATCGTGCCCGCCGCGCGGAAGGTCCTCGCAGAGAGCGGCGGCGGCACGGTCGCCGACATCGACTCGGAGCTCGTCGGACGCGAGCATCTCCGCAACACCGTGAACGACCTGCTGCAGTCCTCCGAGATCATCAGCAACGCCGTCGCCGAAGGTCGTCTCGGCCTCGTCGGCGCGAACTACCGTCTGGCCGAGGGCACCGCGACGCCGGTGATCACGGTCGGCATCGACACCGAGGGGAACAGCCCCGTGACCAAGGAGGGTTCGGAATGA